From the genome of Medicago truncatula cultivar Jemalong A17 chromosome 2, MtrunA17r5.0-ANR, whole genome shotgun sequence:
tgagttgaacaataaatttgaaagTAAAAATCAATTGCGGAGATAAAAGCTCTAAACTCTAACTTCAAGTTATAATCAATTCTAGAGACTAGATCAATTCTACTCGAGCACTGtgttataatcaattttgtaCCACTACAATCAAATACATACTTATATAGTCTAAAAGCTAATCTAAAGATTCTAAACTGCACTACAATCAAAATCTAAATTgcaaattagtttttttgagGTGAAGTAGAACACTATCCACCTTACAGTCTTGATGAGCTATCCATCCACTTCCCAACTCAATTTCCATCATCTTCACAACTTCTTCAACCTGTCATAACACCAATTTCATAAGAACTTGTTCAACGCTGCGAATCATAAGAAACAGATTTAGAActaatcagcaataaataaataaccttGTTTCTATGAGAAGATGGATCAGTatccaaaatcaaaacaatccgACCACTCTTGTTAGAAGAAATAACCCTTTCATTATTCCAACACTGCAGAAAAACGGAATCAAGAATatgaataaatatatgtttggtttcatttttgaagtaattgattttgacatgtttggttgctcTTGACTATAATTGATTTTGCCACTAGAGCTGATTCTAACTTTAAAGATATAACTTTTAGCTTTTGATTCTGGAATTGATTTCAGACTCAAATTTATCATTCAGCTCATATTTACATAAATGTATTCAAACACAAATCACTTTACCTTCAATTTTTCATAACCAAACataaagttttttattatagaattgatttttaaaatcaaatatatagtTCAACTCAAACGTTTACATAAatgtatcaaaatcaaaatcaaaatcaaaatcaattcacgTTCAACACACTtttagtcaaaatcaattttacaaaatcagtttattcaaaaacaaaacgTAGGAATCAAATAATGGAGATTATGAAAGTGGAAAATTAAATGAGATACCCTAAATTGGATTCCTTGTGTAAAACGTTTGTGAAACTGCGCGTGCAATTTCTCGTCTTCTACATTTCCAGGAGTGAACCGAACACCGCAAATAGAACACGGGCGTAAGAGGAAATCAGATTGAACGAAATCCAAATGCAACTGATCGTAGCTTATCTTCTTGTTCTTCTCGATGATCGGTTTTTGGATTACGGTGGAAGGTGAAGCAATTGAGTGAAGGTTCCGACCAGTTCGGGCGTAAGTGTTGAAAATagaatgttgctttttgttttcCCAGTCCCAATTGGACAGATCATCGTTGCCGACGTTGTTGTCGGCAACAATGGCGGGAGATTTAAAAAAACGGTTGATCTTTGATTGCATTTGCAGCGATTCGCACTCACTCAAGTAGCTACCACCGTTTACTTCATTTGTTTCGTTTCGTTCCTGTTTTGAGCGGGAATTAAACCGCGccaaaaaattgttcttttccctcttttataataaaataaaaaagaatgaatgaaataaTTATGTTGAGTACTGAATAAtgtgaaaatattatttaaatttattaataaatgtggtagtgatattttaaaattataaataatataagatttttttttttaattggacgTCTCCATGAACCATCGAGCTAATACTCTACAATAACGACATATTTCATCATTTCACATATATAcaaaaatgtataaatacaagagataaattaattattttactacATCAATTTATTtagtataaatttattttttgttaacatTCTTTTTAAcgaaataaatgatattcattcattcaaattgatagtaCATTAATTAATACAATACAAAtgcaaaataactaaaaacaaaaagtatgAATCTGCGAATAAACTCGcaatatcctttttctttttctttataagaAACTCATAATATCCATGTTAATGACATAAAACGTCAGAgtacatatgactatattcaagatACTGAAATACTCATGTTCCAGATCTACAACGTTGAAAATGCAAAAATCATTTATTGATGAAAGTTAATATTTccacctgaatcaaataaatatcGCACTAAGACaggaaatcaaaaacacacctCACAAAGAcgtgaaatcaaaataaactaagCCGTGCTAGACAACGAAATCACAAAACcaaagaaagaaaactaaaaatatgtgaaaaatcacttatttaactaatagagaaagaaaaacgaTTCAAATAGTTtcgggtcaaaattgaccataaaTCATTCCTCTTTagtaaatcaaaaataaaaaatattgtgacaGCTAGCGTGTAGGAAAAGGAAAAAGCGTTAACatttatatgttgttgaatATCTATCTACATGTAATATTACATACATAAAGTATACAattaaaaagtataataaatatcacttttttgaataataattaatatcagctgaaaaattgaaaatgcatttatcttttgacaaatttattttacaaatagAGATGAGTTACTGTGAGATgaatgaagttttattttactaaggagaaagagaaaatatagATC
Proteins encoded in this window:
- the LOC11432514 gene encoding protein CHROMOSOME TRANSMISSION FIDELITY 7, with the translated sequence MQSKINRFFKSPAIVADNNVGNDDLSNWDWENKKQHSIFNTYARTGRNLHSIASPSTVIQKPIIEKNKKISYDQLHLDFVQSDFLLRPCSICGVRFTPGNVEDEKLHAQFHKRFTQGIQFRCWNNERVISSNKSGRIVLILDTDPSSHRNKVEEVVKMMEIELGSGWIAHQDCKVYLFVSLQRIVGCVVAEPIKEAFRVVSCSDTGHYDNARKKERKVCPTTLQFGNIVFQREVEKRSVNASDSEVSVGRAIFCESKPVAAVCGIRAIWVTASNRRKHFASQLLDAVRKSFCTGLELERTQLAFSLPTSAGKALACSYVDTGSFLVYKLV